In Asticcacaulis sp. SL142, the sequence CCCCGTCCCCTACCCCGATGCGGTCGCCTTTATGGATGCGCGCGTAGCTGCCATTCAGCGCGGAGAGGCACCGGAAATGATCTGGCTGCTGGAGCATCCGCCGCTCTATACGGCCGGGGTATCGGCCAAACTTGATGACCTGATTGAGCCGGAGCGGTTTGAGGTGTTCAAATCCGAACGCGGCGGGCAGTTTACCTATCACGGTCCCGGCCAGCGCGTGATCTATGTCATGCTCGACCTCAACCGAAGAACCAAGGATATCCGGGCGTTCGTCAAAGCGCTGGAGACCTGGGTGATCGATGCCCTCAAGGCGTTTAATATCGAGGGCCATATCCGCGACGGTCGCGTCGGGGTCTGGGTCGAGCGGCGGGATCGGGGCATCCTGCCCCCGCCCGAAGATAAGATTGCCGCTATAGGAATCAAGCTGCGGCGCTGGGTCAGCTTTCACGGCATCAGCATCAATGTTGAGCCGGATTTGTCTCATTTTACCGGCATCGTGCCGTGCGGGATTTCTGAGCATGGCGTCACCAGTCTGGTGGACCTTGGGCTGCCGGTGACGATGGATGAGGTTGACTATGCCCTGCGCCAAAGTTTCGAGGCGACCTTTGGGCCTGCGACTTAGAACTCCCCCTCCAAGAGGGGGAGTTCTAAGTCGCTGGTTCTTCAACCACCACCCGCATCGGCGGGCCATAGCGGTTCAGGCCGCGCTCACTTTTTGCCTATTTTGTTCGCGCGGCTAAACCGTAGCCTCTTCCGCAATCCGCATCGGCGGGCCATAGCGATTCATACCGCGCTCACTTTTTGCCTATTTTGTTCGCGCGGCTAAACCGTAGCCTCTTCCGCAATCCGCATCGGCGGGCCATAGCGGTTCAGGCCGCGCTCACCGGGCATCAGGGTCAAATCCACAAACGCCCACACCAGCACCGCCACGCCGATAAAGTCGAAAAAGCCTTCCGGCTGCGGCCAGACCATCACAAAGGCCACCAGAATCACCGCTGACCACCAGCCCGACCGGCCCCGGTCATGCAGGCGCTTGGACAGCACGCAGGCGGTGCAGAAAAACAACACCGGATAGACCACCCACCCGGTCAGCAGCTTAAGCCCACCAGTGACCACCGACTCATAAAAGGCCAGACTAATCAGCAGGATCACGCCCGCGATGACGAACGGCATTTGCCGGCCTCGTCCGGTGGATGAGAAAAACAGCTCGCTCCAGTCGATTTTCGCGTTCATGCCGGGCCTTCCTTACTTAAGGTCTGGCAATACACGAAATTCGCCAAAGTCAAAAGAACCTTGCACTCATTTGACCGTGCCGAAAGCTATTGCACCAAAACCTACTGTGTAAGCCGCGTCTTTTTGATCGCCTCAAACACGCTGGACAAGGCCGTATTCAACTGCGAGGCCGAGGTCAGGTCATAGTAATATTCGTCCTTGCTGGCACATTTTTTCAGCAGGTCGGAATTGCCTTCCATCACCCGCACCACAAACACCGTGATGCCCTGAGCATTGGCGGCCTCACAGGCAAGCTTTGTGCGCGCGTCAATATCGGATGTTTTACTGGTCCAGCGGTTCTGGGTGTTTTGGCCATCCGTGATAATAATCATATACTTCAGCGTCGTGTCGTCCTTGAACGCCACGGTACTGGCAAAGGGCTCGGCCGGTGACAACACTTCCATACCCCACTGCACGCCGATGGTGACATTGGTACTGCCGCCGGTTTTCAGCGCCTGCACATAGGTGTTGGTGGTGGTGATGTCTGTCGTCAGGCCCTTGACGACGCCCAGATTATTGGAGGCGCACGACACAGCCTTATAGAGCGCCTTGGTGTTTACCGTATACGCATCTACCGACACATCATAGCTTTGTTCACGGTCGGTAATGCAGCCGGTCCAGTTACTTTTGGTGTCCGGCACCGCCGGGTAATGAACGATCTTTTTAGGTTGCTTGTTGTCATCTGAGCTTTTTAGCCCGCTTTCTTCCTTGACCTGAGCCTCACGGCCGCCATAGCCGCCGCTGTAGCTATTAGTATATTTGATCAGGGTCTTGTCACCGGCATAGGTAAAGCCCGACGTCGACGGTGTGCCGCTGTAGGTGCCGTTTTGCTTTTTCAGAGTATAGGTTGTCGACGTTGTGGTCTTGCCTCCCTGGGTGCAGGTTTCAACCCCGGTTTCCGAATTGGTCGAACAGCCGCCAGTGCTGGTGGACGTTTTGCTGCCCAGTTGAATCTGGTCGGTATAGCTGAAATTTTTGCCGCCGCCACTGGCGGTCACCATGACATCAAACCAATTATTCCCGCCCGACTTATAGGACTTGTAATAGAACTTCGCCGTAGCCATACAGGCCACAATATCGGAAGGTGTCTGACCGCTTTGGTAACAGACCTTACCATAGACATCGCGGTAGTAATTACATAAACCGCTGTCGCCCGGACTGGACGTGCAGCCTTCGGAATTACTGCCAATCCCGTAATCTATATAGCTGTAATCAATGCCTTTCTCGACACGCACCTGCGGGTTGAACGGCACAATGGCAACCTTGGTTTCCGAAGCATTGACACCGTCGGTTAAAAGGCTTTTGAGAACGCTGTCCATTGAACTCTTAAGGTTGGCGATGCGCGTCGAATCCGAGCTCATCGAACCTGTAACATCCAGCACAAAGGCGATCTCGGACTTGCGCATCTGCGACTGAGCCTTGGCGACCACGGTGACGGTCGTGGTTTCCATGCCAATGATCGACAGAAACAGGTTTTCAACGGTGGCTTCGACGTTATACGTCACATGGGTAGTGTTGCCTTCGACTTCTGTGCCGACCGTGCCTTCGGCATCATATCGTTCCGCGTTATCAAAGCCGAAATTATTGACAAAGGCCTGATCGGCGGCGATTTCGCGCTGCTCGTCGGTCATTTTCGACGACATAACCGCCCGCAGCACCGCCGCATCAGCCGCATCCTGCAACCGTGAGCGCACCTCCATCTGGCGCACCACATCCGTGCCGCCGCCTGCTGCGACCACCAGCGTCATGGCCGACAGCCCGAAGATCACCGCGACATTGCCGCCCTGATGACTACGGAAAGGGTTCAGGCGCTGCCACAGCGTAGATAAGATGCGCTTCTGCATAGGTGTCCCGCTACGAATTTTTCGTTCAAACCGTGACCCTACAGGGGAAAGCTTAAAATTTGATCTAACTTAGATTAGAGCTCAAGCGCCGCATGGCTCCTCACAAAGGTTCGGGC encodes:
- the lipB gene encoding lipoyl(octanoyl) transferase LipB, with the protein product MIDDRLTPSFYLTDDGGRLPEWVVAPAPVPYPDAVAFMDARVAAIQRGEAPEMIWLLEHPPLYTAGVSAKLDDLIEPERFEVFKSERGGQFTYHGPGQRVIYVMLDLNRRTKDIRAFVKALETWVIDALKAFNIEGHIRDGRVGVWVERRDRGILPPPEDKIAAIGIKLRRWVSFHGISINVEPDLSHFTGIVPCGISEHGVTSLVDLGLPVTMDEVDYALRQSFEATFGPAT
- a CDS encoding DUF805 domain-containing protein translates to MNAKIDWSELFFSSTGRGRQMPFVIAGVILLISLAFYESVVTGGLKLLTGWVVYPVLFFCTACVLSKRLHDRGRSGWWSAVILVAFVMVWPQPEGFFDFIGVAVLVWAFVDLTLMPGERGLNRYGPPMRIAEEATV
- a CDS encoding TadE/TadG family type IV pilus assembly protein; translated protein: MQKRILSTLWQRLNPFRSHQGGNVAVIFGLSAMTLVVAAGGGTDVVRQMEVRSRLQDAADAAVLRAVMSSKMTDEQREIAADQAFVNNFGFDNAERYDAEGTVGTEVEGNTTHVTYNVEATVENLFLSIIGMETTTVTVVAKAQSQMRKSEIAFVLDVTGSMSSDSTRIANLKSSMDSVLKSLLTDGVNASETKVAIVPFNPQVRVEKGIDYSYIDYGIGSNSEGCTSSPGDSGLCNYYRDVYGKVCYQSGQTPSDIVACMATAKFYYKSYKSGGNNWFDVMVTASGGGKNFSYTDQIQLGSKTSTSTGGCSTNSETGVETCTQGGKTTTSTTYTLKKQNGTYSGTPSTSGFTYAGDKTLIKYTNSYSGGYGGREAQVKEESGLKSSDDNKQPKKIVHYPAVPDTKSNWTGCITDREQSYDVSVDAYTVNTKALYKAVSCASNNLGVVKGLTTDITTTNTYVQALKTGGSTNVTIGVQWGMEVLSPAEPFASTVAFKDDTTLKYMIIITDGQNTQNRWTSKTSDIDARTKLACEAANAQGITVFVVRVMEGNSDLLKKCASKDEYYYDLTSASQLNTALSSVFEAIKKTRLTQ